In the genome of Armatimonadota bacterium, one region contains:
- a CDS encoding SLBB domain-containing protein: MRTTLVLMMIGLWASASMAQPGEIYRLRPDDQMIVSLYGEPTFDQRLTVAEDGTINVLLVGAINVQGMTADEVRREIERRLKEMKLYTDPKVVINLQTFRRPRVFVLGMVNRPGAFDFRYGDKVMDALSLGGSYIADRADLEKARLVRRDGSEFPVDLVKLLEEGDLGLNYELEDQDALVVPEQVDNRVFVGGQVLRPGQYPYRRRMTLLDALTHAGWNTERGRLSSVFVARNNEDGTAEKIPVDVIKLLNKADMDQNIALQPGDVVYVPETKTPDVRKVYDVVSLYWLARNAGILRSLWKP; this comes from the coding sequence GTGAGAACTACGCTTGTATTGATGATGATAGGGCTTTGGGCGAGCGCGTCCATGGCTCAGCCGGGCGAGATTTATAGATTGCGGCCGGACGATCAGATGATCGTCTCGCTCTATGGCGAGCCGACTTTCGACCAAAGGCTGACGGTCGCTGAAGACGGGACGATCAACGTTCTGTTGGTCGGCGCGATCAACGTGCAGGGCATGACGGCCGACGAGGTGCGCCGCGAGATCGAACGACGGCTGAAGGAGATGAAGCTGTACACCGACCCCAAGGTCGTCATCAATCTTCAAACCTTTCGCCGCCCTAGAGTGTTCGTGTTGGGAATGGTCAATCGGCCCGGCGCGTTCGATTTTCGATACGGCGACAAGGTAATGGACGCTTTGTCTTTGGGCGGCAGCTACATCGCCGATCGGGCCGACCTGGAGAAGGCTCGCCTGGTGCGCCGAGACGGAAGCGAATTCCCTGTCGATTTGGTCAAACTTCTTGAAGAAGGCGATCTGGGATTGAACTACGAACTAGAAGATCAGGATGCCTTGGTCGTGCCCGAACAGGTCGATAACCGGGTGTTCGTCGGCGGACAGGTGCTTCGACCAGGCCAATATCCCTATCGGCGCCGCATGACCCTGCTGGACGCGCTCACCCATGCCGGTTGGAACACGGAGCGCGGTCGGCTCAGCTCCGTTTTCGTCGCTCGAAACAACGAGGACGGCACCGCCGAGAAAATCCCGGTCGATGTGATCAAACTGTTGAACAAGGCCGACATGGACCAGAACATTGCGCTGCAACCCGGCGACGTGGTCTATGTGCCCGAAACCAAGACCCCCGACGTGAGAAAGGTCTACGACGTCGTTTCGCTCTATTGGCTGGCTCGCAATGCGGGCATACTGAGGTCATTGTGGAAGCCATGA
- the acpP gene encoding acyl carrier protein: MDQAILEKVQKVVANQLGLKPEQVTPESTFNEDLGADSLEVVELIMEFESEFGVSIPDEDAERIRTVADACRYIEEKAGTTV; encoded by the coding sequence ATGGATCAAGCGATTCTGGAGAAAGTACAGAAAGTGGTGGCGAACCAGTTGGGTCTGAAACCCGAGCAGGTAACGCCCGAATCGACGTTTAACGAGGACCTGGGCGCCGATTCGCTCGAGGTCGTCGAGTTGATCATGGAGTTCGAGAGCGAGTTTGGCGTCTCCATCCCAGACGAGGATGCCGAGCGCATTCGCACCGTCGCCGACGCCTGCCGATACATCGAGGAAAAGGCCGGCACGACGGTCTGA
- the fabD gene encoding ACP S-malonyltransferase, with protein sequence MKAAVVFPGQGAQRPGMGRDFYDQSPAAREVFETASRLSGRSFAQLCFESDEETLRNTENAQPALLTVGYAGWRALKEAVPDFLPAYFAGHSMGEYTALAASETLTFEETFHWIDIRARAMKESGFRHPGSMVAILGLDAETAQAACDAAQAATGEIVAIANFNCPGQLVISGQPKAVEAAVEECKARGAKRAIPLAVAGPFHSPMMQEAADQMYGAYEQANFKAGIAPVVANVTARPVTDPGQWRQIMASQVAQPVRWQESIEWMTANGVDTFIEIGVGDVLTGLIKRIAPDATMLKATDGPSLAATIEAIRA encoded by the coding sequence ATGAAAGCCGCGGTGGTCTTTCCCGGGCAGGGGGCGCAGCGTCCTGGAATGGGGCGCGATTTTTACGACCAAAGCCCCGCCGCGCGAGAGGTTTTCGAGACCGCCTCGCGCCTTTCTGGCCGATCCTTTGCCCAGCTTTGTTTCGAATCGGACGAGGAGACGCTCCGGAACACCGAGAACGCCCAGCCGGCGCTGCTCACCGTGGGCTATGCCGGTTGGCGAGCGCTCAAGGAGGCCGTTCCCGATTTTCTGCCTGCCTACTTTGCCGGCCACAGCATGGGCGAATACACGGCGCTCGCAGCTTCCGAAACGCTGACCTTCGAAGAGACTTTCCATTGGATCGATATCCGCGCGAGGGCGATGAAGGAATCGGGATTTCGGCATCCCGGCTCCATGGTCGCCATTCTTGGTCTGGACGCCGAGACGGCTCAGGCCGCTTGCGACGCCGCGCAGGCCGCAACGGGCGAGATCGTGGCCATTGCCAACTTCAACTGCCCTGGTCAGTTGGTCATATCGGGACAGCCTAAAGCCGTGGAGGCCGCTGTCGAAGAGTGCAAGGCGCGCGGCGCCAAGCGAGCCATTCCTTTGGCCGTGGCCGGCCCGTTCCATTCGCCCATGATGCAAGAAGCCGCCGACCAGATGTACGGCGCTTACGAGCAGGCCAATTTCAAGGCTGGCATCGCGCCGGTCGTGGCTAACGTAACCGCCCGCCCGGTAACCGACCCTGGCCAGTGGAGACAGATCATGGCCTCCCAGGTCGCGCAACCCGTAAGATGGCAAGAGAGCATCGAGTGGATGACAGCGAACGGCGTGGATACCTTCATCGAGATCGGCGTCGGCGATGTGCTGACAGGCCTCATCAAGCGCATCGCGCCCGATGCGACCATGCTTAAAGCGACCGATGGACCTTCTCTTGCTGCCACTATCGAGGCGATCCGAGCATGA
- the fabG gene encoding 3-oxoacyl-[acyl-carrier-protein] reductase, which translates to MSDRVAIVTGAGRGIGRAIAHALSNQGCKVACVSRSESTSSAVVRELQSEALPFALDVADSQAVDQMVAAVMERWGRIDYLVNNAGITRDTLILRMKDEDWDDTLDTNLKGAFNCARAVIRHMIKQREGRIVNITSIAGIRGNAGQCNYAASKAGLIGLTQSIALEIGSRGVTCNAVAPGFIDTEMTEGLSQELKEVALKRIPLGRMGQVADVAHAVLFLLSPEASYITGQTLVVDGGLTVGI; encoded by the coding sequence ATGAGCGACCGCGTCGCAATTGTAACCGGAGCGGGGAGAGGAATCGGCAGAGCGATCGCCCATGCTCTGTCGAATCAGGGATGCAAGGTCGCCTGCGTCAGCCGGTCCGAATCGACGTCCTCTGCCGTAGTCAGAGAACTTCAGTCTGAAGCGCTCCCGTTCGCCCTCGATGTCGCCGATTCGCAGGCCGTCGATCAGATGGTCGCCGCCGTGATGGAGCGATGGGGGCGGATCGATTATCTCGTCAACAACGCCGGCATCACACGGGATACGCTCATCTTGCGCATGAAGGACGAAGATTGGGACGACACGCTGGACACGAATCTAAAGGGCGCCTTTAACTGCGCTCGTGCGGTCATTAGACATATGATCAAGCAGCGCGAGGGTCGGATCGTCAACATAACGTCGATAGCCGGTATTCGGGGCAACGCCGGTCAATGCAACTATGCCGCGTCCAAAGCGGGGCTGATCGGCCTGACGCAATCGATCGCGCTGGAGATCGGCTCGCGAGGCGTAACCTGCAATGCGGTGGCGCCGGGATTTATCGATACGGAGATGACGGAGGGTCTGTCGCAGGAATTGAAGGAGGTCGCGTTGAAACGAATACCGCTGGGCAGGATGGGGCAGGTCGCGGATGTGGCCCATGCGGTACTATTCTTGCTCAGTCCGGAAGCAAGCTACATCACCGGCCAGACGCTGGTAGTGGACGGCGGTCTGACGGTAGGCATATAA
- a CDS encoding DUF1080 domain-containing protein yields the protein MKCVLVAIAAFAMLGADDQGFKPIFNSHDLKRWNVMGDKTWSVEKGELICSPGGKGWLRTDDQYGDFALRLEYKLAEGAQSGVYFRCHEAFDPALTGFKVHLVDDAGGDRTRTSTGAISSHVLPLVSAAKPAGQWNQLEIVAKGVHIKVTINGKAAQDFRIDNRELSQGLPNGRQLYARVSYGYIGLENAGGEARFRNIRLKRLID from the coding sequence ATGAAATGCGTGTTAGTCGCAATCGCAGCGTTTGCCATGCTGGGTGCCGACGATCAAGGCTTCAAGCCGATCTTCAATAGCCACGACCTAAAGCGCTGGAACGTGATGGGCGACAAGACCTGGAGCGTCGAAAAGGGCGAGTTGATTTGTAGCCCAGGCGGCAAGGGATGGCTGAGAACGGACGACCAGTACGGCGACTTTGCCCTGAGACTTGAGTACAAACTGGCAGAGGGCGCTCAGAGCGGCGTCTACTTTCGATGCCACGAGGCGTTCGACCCGGCGCTCACTGGGTTCAAGGTGCACCTAGTCGATGACGCCGGAGGCGACCGGACTCGAACCTCGACCGGGGCGATCAGTTCGCACGTTTTGCCCCTTGTCAGCGCGGCCAAGCCTGCCGGCCAATGGAATCAACTGGAGATCGTTGCTAAAGGAGTCCACATCAAGGTTACGATCAACGGCAAAGCGGCGCAGGACTTTCGAATCGATAACCGGGAACTGAGTCAAGGGTTGCCAAACGGGCGCCAGTTGTACGCCCGCGTCAGCTACGGCTACATAGGGTTGGAAAACGCAGGAGGCGAGGCGAGATTCCGGAACATTCGGCTTAAAAGACTGATCGATTGA
- a CDS encoding MoaD/ThiS family protein, which produces MAVSVRLFGPYAQAVGSHHSIDLADCSVEALFEHLAKDSSLLQASKSSCRPAVNHKFVDWDHVVADGDEVAFIPPVSGG; this is translated from the coding sequence ATGGCGGTTAGCGTTCGGCTCTTTGGCCCCTATGCTCAGGCGGTTGGGTCGCACCATTCGATCGACCTTGCAGATTGTTCGGTCGAGGCGCTATTCGAGCATCTGGCAAAAGATTCGTCCCTGCTTCAGGCAAGCAAGTCGTCTTGTCGGCCTGCGGTCAACCACAAATTTGTAGATTGGGATCATGTTGTAGCAGACGGCGACGAGGTGGCGTTCATCCCGCCGGTGAGCGGTGGATGA
- the fabF gene encoding beta-ketoacyl-ACP synthase II has translation MGERRAVVTGFGLITPLGVGIDPFWHGLLEGRRVIRPITHFDASALSCRIAGEVPDFDPEQFMEKKEARRLDRVIQFAVAASGMALKHSGYQITDRTSERTGVLIGSGIGGLGTLETQHRIMIDRGPDRVSPFLAAMMIADMPSGMTSITYGIKGPNLCVVTACATGTNSLGEAARMIERGDVDAMLAGGAEAVIVPIAVAAFAAARALSQNNDDPKGASRPFDAKRDGFVMGEGAAVLMLEEKAIAQARGATIYGEIVGYASTSDAHHITAPEPEANGAIRCMNLALKDAGMAPTDVGYINAHGTSTQLNDAAETRAIKQVFGDQAYKVPISSIKSITGHMLGAAGAVEAVACLLAMRDSVIPPTVNYTTPDPNCDLDYVPNRPRQANVSVSLSNSFGFGGHNACIVLEKTA, from the coding sequence ATGGGCGAGCGCCGCGCGGTCGTAACCGGATTCGGTCTGATCACGCCGCTCGGCGTCGGAATCGATCCGTTTTGGCACGGACTCTTGGAGGGCCGTCGCGTCATACGCCCGATCACGCATTTTGACGCGTCGGCCCTCTCTTGTCGCATCGCTGGAGAGGTGCCCGACTTCGACCCCGAGCAGTTTATGGAGAAGAAGGAGGCGCGGCGATTGGATCGCGTCATTCAATTCGCCGTTGCCGCCAGCGGCATGGCTTTGAAGCACTCTGGCTATCAAATTACCGATCGCACGTCAGAACGCACTGGCGTATTGATCGGGTCCGGCATTGGCGGCCTGGGCACGCTGGAAACGCAGCATCGAATCATGATCGATCGCGGCCCCGACCGGGTCAGCCCGTTTCTAGCCGCCATGATGATTGCCGATATGCCGTCTGGCATGACCTCGATCACCTACGGCATCAAGGGTCCCAATCTCTGCGTTGTAACCGCTTGCGCCACAGGAACGAACAGTTTAGGCGAGGCCGCGAGGATGATCGAGCGGGGCGATGTGGACGCGATGTTGGCGGGAGGCGCGGAGGCTGTCATCGTGCCGATTGCGGTTGCCGCGTTTGCCGCTGCTCGCGCTCTTTCGCAGAATAACGACGACCCCAAGGGCGCCAGTCGACCGTTCGACGCCAAGCGCGACGGATTCGTGATGGGCGAGGGCGCCGCCGTGCTGATGTTAGAGGAGAAGGCGATCGCCCAAGCGCGAGGAGCGACCATCTACGGCGAGATCGTCGGCTATGCATCGACCTCGGACGCGCACCACATCACCGCGCCCGAGCCGGAAGCGAACGGAGCCATCCGTTGTATGAACCTTGCGTTAAAGGACGCCGGAATGGCGCCGACCGACGTGGGCTACATCAACGCGCACGGCACTAGCACCCAATTGAACGACGCCGCCGAAACCCGAGCCATCAAGCAGGTTTTTGGCGATCAGGCGTACAAAGTCCCGATCAGCTCGATCAAATCGATCACCGGACACATGTTGGGCGCTGCCGGGGCGGTCGAGGCCGTCGCTTGTCTTTTGGCCATGCGCGACAGCGTCATCCCGCCCACCGTCAACTACACAACGCCGGATCCCAACTGCGATCTGGACTACGTGCCGAACCGGCCGCGACAGGCAAACGTATCGGTTTCTCTCTCCAATTCCTTCGGATTTGGCGGCCACAACGCATGCATCGTGCTGGAAAAGACGGCATAG
- the cas6 gene encoding CRISPR system precrRNA processing endoribonuclease RAMP protein Cas6, producing MVGQTGWAIYQGEFDTLWPILKWAHALGAGKEAAIGCGRMALTCLR from the coding sequence ATCGTCGGCCAAACGGGCTGGGCCATCTATCAAGGCGAGTTCGACACCCTCTGGCCCATCCTCAAATGGGCCCATGCCTTGGGCGCGGGAAAGGAAGCCGCCATCGGCTGTGGACGGATGGCGCTCACATGCCTTCGCTGA
- a CDS encoding molybdenum cofactor biosynthesis protein MoaE produces MSKAIITREAIDATVLCRLVARPEHGAVALFLGVTRNHSRGRSVSRLEYEAYEEMAIKQIENLIEESEHRWPVVSAIAHRLGEVPLGETSVAIAAGSAHRADAFEAARWLIDALKQDVPIWKREFTDDGAYWIEGDAAVFEGR; encoded by the coding sequence ATGAGCAAGGCGATCATTACCCGCGAAGCGATCGATGCGACGGTGCTTTGTCGCCTGGTCGCCCGTCCTGAGCATGGCGCGGTCGCGCTGTTTCTAGGCGTAACGCGCAACCATTCGCGAGGACGCTCGGTCTCCCGTCTTGAGTACGAAGCCTACGAAGAGATGGCCATCAAGCAGATCGAAAATCTGATTGAAGAATCCGAGCACCGGTGGCCCGTTGTCTCGGCGATCGCCCATCGCTTGGGCGAAGTGCCTTTGGGCGAGACCTCGGTCGCCATCGCGGCAGGTTCGGCGCACCGGGCAGACGCATTCGAGGCTGCGCGATGGCTGATCGATGCGCTCAAGCAAGACGTTCCCATTTGGAAGCGAGAATTTACCGACGACGGCGCCTATTGGATCGAAGGGGACGCGGCCGTCTTTGAGGGAAGATAG
- a CDS encoding polysaccharide biosynthesis tyrosine autokinase encodes MTIWTALRALRKRLLWIFLFTLFVTGAVALYYGSRPQKWEGFVTVTEYRSGNVVRKTELFPQPYMLNIDTITRLQNLAEVMGSYSTLLLTWLELKDSGEWPVAETIKQQASDPFMVDVMGVEDLFKRIKIRPVPNTEYIRATIEVEDPDQDRARAQALKAAEVLLSKFEEQYNNLNRPIGEASRQFIEDRFEKAQRDYNTALAALARYQAEHPQVIEPNAQAQQIIANIARYKTQFDDSSVQMNQSARKMATLKAQLEREGRENGKYKDSSTVLRQNTVYDQTVIQLSLAKNDLERLLGEGKGENHPQVRSARQKVVDFEQQLKEIPTTIVDARSKTLNEIYQNLERQYLDSIAEYDVAAARVRTLGPQLAAQESKLDNLPQEQAEYQRLLVNRTAAEQFMITMKAKLEEARVREVDDTQSIKMIDTPRVQRIPKQLPMRVGLALLLSLFMSVGLALMLTQVDQGVYTSTQAQSLLGKPCIAALPRMKQQQLIGRDRNGSALTASYEMLSTNLTGITGKMEGKAIVVTGAEPNVGRSTVALNLAATLARDGARVVIIDGDLRQPSLHMMLRLENRIGLGEYLAGNSDVEDIVQPTTTEGLVFVSAGLTGENPVRLLRSARLAELIEKLSSVADFIVFDSPAGLTFADAGVLSMTARNALVVHSAGTAATDSHREFIKRLENLGVNIVGIALNKVRPEDDPGFMHYQRSYRNLGALRNGYSGPARPAISSGYVEDDEDDAGAEQTAPKE; translated from the coding sequence ATGACCATCTGGACTGCGCTGCGAGCGCTTCGAAAACGCCTGCTTTGGATTTTCCTGTTCACCCTCTTTGTTACGGGGGCCGTCGCTCTCTATTACGGCAGCCGACCGCAGAAGTGGGAGGGCTTTGTAACCGTAACCGAATATCGATCGGGCAACGTGGTGAGAAAGACGGAACTCTTCCCTCAACCCTACATGCTCAACATCGATACCATTACGCGGCTGCAAAACCTGGCCGAGGTCATGGGAAGCTACTCGACTCTATTGCTTACATGGCTAGAACTGAAGGACAGCGGCGAATGGCCCGTGGCCGAAACGATCAAGCAGCAGGCCTCTGATCCGTTTATGGTCGATGTGATGGGCGTCGAAGACCTGTTTAAGCGAATCAAGATTCGACCGGTGCCCAACACCGAATACATTCGAGCCACGATCGAGGTCGAAGACCCTGATCAAGACCGCGCGCGCGCCCAAGCTTTGAAGGCCGCCGAGGTACTTCTGTCTAAGTTCGAAGAGCAGTACAACAACTTGAACCGACCGATCGGCGAGGCCTCGCGCCAGTTTATCGAAGACCGCTTCGAGAAGGCTCAGCGAGATTACAACACGGCGCTGGCCGCCCTAGCCCGATATCAGGCCGAGCATCCACAAGTGATCGAGCCGAACGCCCAGGCGCAACAGATCATCGCCAACATCGCGCGCTACAAGACCCAATTCGACGATTCCAGCGTGCAGATGAACCAGTCCGCTCGAAAAATGGCCACGCTCAAGGCACAGCTTGAGCGCGAGGGCAGAGAGAACGGCAAGTACAAAGATTCCAGCACCGTGCTTCGACAGAACACGGTTTACGACCAGACGGTCATACAACTGTCCCTGGCCAAGAACGATCTGGAGAGACTGTTGGGAGAAGGCAAGGGCGAGAATCATCCTCAAGTGCGTTCGGCCCGCCAGAAAGTGGTGGACTTTGAACAACAGTTGAAAGAGATCCCCACTACCATAGTGGATGCTCGATCCAAGACGCTCAACGAGATCTATCAGAACCTTGAGCGGCAGTACCTCGATTCGATCGCCGAGTACGATGTGGCCGCCGCCCGCGTGCGAACGCTGGGGCCGCAGTTAGCGGCTCAGGAAAGCAAACTCGACAACCTTCCGCAAGAGCAGGCAGAATATCAGCGGCTATTGGTCAATCGCACGGCGGCAGAGCAGTTTATGATCACCATGAAGGCGAAGTTAGAGGAAGCCCGCGTGCGCGAGGTGGACGACACGCAATCGATCAAGATGATCGATACGCCTCGAGTCCAGCGCATTCCTAAGCAGCTTCCAATGAGAGTTGGACTGGCGCTGTTGCTGAGCCTCTTTATGTCGGTCGGTCTGGCGCTCATGCTGACGCAGGTCGATCAGGGCGTCTACACCTCGACGCAAGCGCAATCGTTGCTGGGCAAGCCCTGTATCGCCGCGCTGCCTCGAATGAAGCAGCAGCAGTTGATCGGACGCGACCGAAACGGCTCGGCTCTAACCGCCTCATACGAGATGCTGAGCACAAACCTGACCGGCATTACAGGCAAGATGGAGGGCAAAGCGATCGTCGTTACCGGCGCCGAGCCAAATGTCGGGCGAAGCACCGTTGCGCTCAACTTGGCCGCCACCTTGGCGCGAGACGGCGCGAGAGTCGTCATCATCGACGGCGACCTGAGGCAGCCCTCGCTCCACATGATGCTAAGGCTGGAGAATCGCATCGGACTGGGCGAGTATCTGGCTGGCAACTCCGATGTGGAAGACATTGTTCAACCGACGACCACCGAAGGGCTTGTTTTCGTATCGGCAGGGCTGACCGGCGAGAACCCGGTGCGCCTGCTTCGATCCGCGCGCCTGGCCGAACTGATCGAGAAACTTTCGAGCGTGGCCGACTTTATTGTGTTCGACTCGCCCGCCGGTTTGACGTTTGCCGATGCTGGCGTGCTGTCGATGACGGCTCGAAACGCGCTCGTCGTTCACTCCGCGGGCACGGCCGCGACCGACTCGCATCGAGAGTTTATCAAGCGTTTGGAGAACCTAGGCGTCAACATCGTCGGCATTGCGCTGAACAAAGTGCGGCCCGAGGACGACCCCGGGTTCATGCACTACCAGCGATCCTATCGGAATCTGGGCGCCTTGCGCAACGGCTACTCGGGTCCTGCTCGCCCGGCCATCAGCTCTGGCTATGTCGAGGACGACGAAGACGACGCCGGCGCAGAACAGACCGCGCCGAAAGAGTAA
- a CDS encoding NAD(P)/FAD-dependent oxidoreductase produces MTGGLYDVTIIGAGPVGLFGAFYAGLRGMKTKIIDSLSEPGGQLAALYPDKYIYDMPGFPEVLARDLARAMERQASRFRPTIILEERAETLTREGDAWCIGTSAGREHLTKTLIISAGAGAFTPRKVVAEGIEDFEGRGVYYGVKDKSLFEDKRLLIVGGGDSAVDWALMLEPLASEITLIHRRDEFRAHEQSLAILRNSQVKMVTPFELKAVDGDGALQYATIFHNKTQEERRLALDAVIINVGFMATLGPIKQWGLALQGNSIVVSDHMRTNLEGVYAAGDVCTYLGKLKLIATGVGEICTAVNHAKQYIDPDAKLFPGHSSDMDLPAL; encoded by the coding sequence ATGACGGGCGGACTGTACGACGTAACGATCATCGGCGCCGGGCCGGTCGGGCTTTTTGGGGCGTTTTATGCCGGGCTGCGGGGCATGAAGACAAAGATCATCGACAGCCTGAGCGAGCCGGGCGGACAGTTGGCAGCGCTCTATCCGGACAAATATATCTATGACATGCCCGGCTTTCCCGAAGTGTTGGCTCGCGACCTGGCTCGGGCCATGGAGCGTCAGGCCAGCCGATTTCGACCCACGATTATCCTTGAAGAGCGCGCAGAAACGCTGACTCGCGAGGGCGACGCGTGGTGCATTGGGACGTCTGCCGGGCGAGAGCATCTAACAAAGACCTTGATAATAAGCGCGGGCGCGGGCGCGTTTACGCCTCGAAAAGTGGTCGCTGAGGGAATTGAAGATTTTGAAGGGCGCGGAGTTTACTATGGTGTCAAGGACAAGAGCCTCTTTGAGGACAAGCGGCTCCTAATCGTCGGGGGAGGCGATTCGGCGGTCGATTGGGCCTTGATGCTCGAACCGCTCGCTTCGGAGATCACGCTCATCCATCGCCGAGACGAGTTTCGCGCCCACGAACAGAGCCTGGCCATCCTGAGGAACAGCCAGGTCAAGATGGTAACGCCGTTCGAACTAAAGGCTGTCGATGGCGACGGCGCGCTGCAGTATGCGACCATTTTCCACAACAAGACTCAAGAGGAGCGGCGCCTTGCCCTCGACGCCGTGATCATCAACGTCGGCTTTATGGCGACGCTTGGCCCTATCAAGCAGTGGGGGCTGGCGCTTCAAGGAAACTCGATCGTCGTGAGCGACCATATGCGCACCAATCTGGAGGGCGTCTATGCCGCAGGAGACGTTTGCACTTATCTTGGAAAGTTGAAACTGATCGCTACGGGCGTCGGCGAGATCTGCACGGCGGTCAACCACGCCAAACAGTACATCGACCCGGACGCGAAACTTTTTCCGGGCCATAGCTCGGATATGGATTTGCCCGCTTTATGA
- a CDS encoding exopolysaccharide biosynthesis polyprenyl glycosylphosphotransferase: MAPFRESPYAQHIPERRVPYRTVKRLLDIIVSAGALIVLMPVMLAIAVMIKIESPGPIIFKQIRIGRRGRPFIFYKFRSMRVNAQELRQLIEHMNEQAGPIFKIRRDPRVTKVGQFIRKFSLDELPQLINVLKGDMSVVGPRPMTPVDLNQCDPQYYWRLAVPPGCTGLWQVSGRSNLTFDEWMRLDMYYVDNMSLWMDVKILLMTVPAVLRGEGAY; the protein is encoded by the coding sequence ATGGCGCCCTTCCGCGAATCGCCGTACGCGCAGCACATTCCCGAGCGGCGCGTGCCTTACCGAACTGTCAAGCGGTTGCTCGATATCATCGTGTCTGCAGGCGCGCTGATCGTGCTGATGCCCGTTATGCTGGCGATTGCCGTGATGATCAAGATCGAATCGCCCGGCCCGATCATCTTCAAGCAGATTCGCATCGGTCGTCGCGGTCGCCCGTTCATCTTTTACAAGTTTCGCTCGATGCGCGTCAATGCCCAAGAGCTGAGGCAACTGATCGAGCATATGAACGAGCAGGCCGGTCCGATCTTCAAGATTCGCCGCGACCCCAGGGTGACCAAGGTCGGTCAATTCATTCGGAAGTTCAGCCTGGACGAACTGCCTCAGTTAATCAATGTGCTAAAGGGCGACATGAGCGTTGTAGGACCGCGGCCCATGACGCCGGTGGACTTGAACCAGTGCGATCCGCAGTATTATTGGCGACTGGCCGTGCCCCCGGGCTGTACAGGCCTCTGGCAAGTCAGCGGCAGGAGCAACTTGACCTTTGACGAATGGATGCGACTGGATATGTACTATGTAGACAACATGTCGCTCTGGATGGACGTCAAAATCCTGCTGATGACCGTTCCCGCCGTGCTTCGCGGCGAGGGCGCCTACTAG